The following proteins are encoded in a genomic region of Arachis ipaensis cultivar K30076 chromosome B02, Araip1.1, whole genome shotgun sequence:
- the LOC107626100 gene encoding gibberellin receptor GID1B, whose translation MTGSNEVNLNESKRVVPLNTWVLISNFKLAYNLLRRADGTFNRELDDFLDRKVPANTIPVDGVFSFDHVDKKTGLFNRVYQPAPENDARWGMIELEKPLSTTEVVPVIIFFHGGSFSHSSANSAIYDTFCRRLVSNCKAVVVSVNYRRSPEHRYPCAYEDGWAALKWVKSRVWLQSGKDSKVHVYMAGDSSGGNIAHHVAVRAAKEDVEILGNILLHPLFGGEKRTESEKKLDGKYFVKLQDRDWYWRAFLPEGEDRDHPACNPFGPRGKSIAGLKFPKSLVCVAGLDLLQDWQLEYVEGLKNSGQNVKLLYLKEATIGFYFLPNNDHFYCLMEEMKNFVNPNC comes from the exons ATGACTGGCAGCAATGAAGTCAACCTTAATGAATCTAAG AGGGTTGTTCCACTCAATACATGGGTGCTTATCTCCAATTTCAAGCTGGCTTATAATCTACTAAGGCGTGCAGATGGAACATTCAATCGAGAATTGGACGATTTTCTCGATCGCAAGGTACCTGCCAATACAATTCCTGTTGATGGGGTGTTCTCTTTTGATCATGTTGATAAGAAAACTGGTCTCTTCAACCGGGTTTATCAGCCGGCACCGGAGAATGATGCTAGGTGGGGCATGATAGAGTTGGAGAAGCCCTTGAGCACCACCGAGGTTGTGCCCGTCATAATCTTCTTCCATGGTGGAAGCTTCTCTCATTCATCAGCTAATAGTGCTATCTATGACACTTTCTGTCGCCGCCTTGTCAGCAATTGTAAGGCTGTTGTGGTGTCTGTGAATTACCGGCGATCACCGGAGCATAGGTATCCGTGTGCATATGAAGATGGCTGGGCTGCACTTAAGTGGGTCAAGTCAAGGGTATGGCTTCAAAGTGGAAAGGATTCCAAGGTTCATGTGTACATGGCCGGGGATAGTTCTGGCGGTAACATTGCTCATCATGTGGCAGTGAGGGCTGCCAAGGAAGATGTCGAGATTCTAGGTAACATTCTTCTCCATCCGTTGTTCGGTGGGGAGAAGAGGACGGAGTCAGAGAAGAAACTTGATGGGAAGTACTTCGTGAAGTTGCAAGACCGCGATTGGTATTGGCGAGCCTTCCTTCCTGAAGGCGAAGACAGAGACCATCCGGCTTGTAACCCATTTGGTCCCCGGGGTAAGAGCATCGCAGGACTAAAGTTCCCTAAGAGCCTAGTTTGTGTCGCGGGTTTGGATCTTCTCCAAGATTGGCAATTGGAATATGTTGAAGGCCTCAAGAACAGTGGCCAGAATGTGAAACTTCTTTACCTAAAAGAGGCCACAATTGGATTCTACTTCTTACCAAACAATGATCACTTCTATTGCCTAATGGAGGAGATGAAGAATTTCGTTAATCCTAACTGTTAA